Proteins encoded in a region of the Enterococcus gilvus ATCC BAA-350 genome:
- a CDS encoding glycosyltransferase family 2 protein produces the protein MKVSLENKVKLSIVIPVYNVETTLERAVKSLFDNKFGNIEVLLIDDGSTDNSGQICESLSKKSEKIYCYHKKNGGLSSARNYGLKKATGNLIAFLDSDDYYLPGCIDAVINDFQEHKPDIICFGLKKGKTEEDSVSLSHEEYIGCSNIEAIKLLFKSKAIDFYAWNKVFKKEIIGNIEFPEGKLYEDMVPIYNAFKIAKSVDVLNFLGIFYFQNINSIVYQNFNPKQYDNIIQREILLENIKVDFPEFLDLAMSRLVDGYLSTGFKIGLSNKENTDQKKYYEISKLEIKKLLIDIRGNNEIPITKKIALHLYLINSSLYSILYKQILRK, from the coding sequence ATGAAAGTAAGCTTAGAAAATAAAGTGAAGCTCTCTATAGTGATTCCAGTTTATAATGTTGAAACCACATTGGAAAGAGCTGTTAAGAGTTTGTTTGATAATAAATTTGGAAATATAGAAGTGTTACTTATTGATGATGGTTCAACTGATAACAGTGGTCAAATCTGTGAATCGCTGTCGAAAAAGTCAGAAAAAATCTATTGCTATCACAAGAAAAATGGAGGCTTATCCTCCGCGAGAAATTATGGATTAAAAAAAGCCACGGGTAATCTCATAGCTTTTTTAGATAGCGATGATTACTATTTGCCAGGCTGTATAGATGCGGTTATAAACGATTTTCAAGAACATAAACCCGATATAATTTGCTTTGGTTTAAAAAAAGGAAAAACTGAAGAAGACTCTGTTAGCTTGTCACACGAAGAATATATAGGATGTAGTAACATAGAAGCTATCAAGTTACTTTTTAAAAGTAAAGCAATTGATTTTTACGCTTGGAATAAAGTTTTTAAAAAAGAAATTATTGGTAACATTGAATTTCCAGAGGGGAAATTGTATGAAGATATGGTACCTATCTACAATGCATTCAAAATAGCGAAATCCGTGGATGTTCTAAATTTTTTAGGAATCTTCTATTTTCAAAATATAAATAGTATTGTGTATCAAAATTTCAATCCTAAACAATATGATAATATTATCCAAAGGGAAATTTTACTGGAAAATATAAAAGTAGATTTTCCTGAATTTTTAGATCTTGCCATGTCTAGATTAGTAGATGGATACCTATCTACAGGATTTAAAATAGGTCTTTCAAATAAAGAAAATACTGATCAAAAAAAGTATTATGAAATTTCAAAATTAGAAATCAAAAAATTGCTAATAGACATCAGGGGAAATAACGAGATTCCTATTACAAAAAAAATAGCATTACATTTATACCTAATTAATTCAAGCCTATACTCTATTTTATATAAGCAAATTTTAAGAAAATAA
- a CDS encoding glycosyltransferase: MKSVDISLLMSVYIKEKPEYFRQSLKSALNQTVNVNEIVLILDGPITDELQEVIIDFKKDNLEKLKVVPLESNVGLGKALAVGVEVCKYDLIARMDTDDIMLPTRIEKQYLEFVNDPELAIIGSNIDEFYESPGSIIGRRVVPESNLEIRNFSKKRNPFNHMTVMFKKKAVLDVGNYQPMVGFEDYYLWVRLLKAGYKGKNIQESLVYARTGENMYARRGGKKYFLDGLKGRKAIYHSGLGSITDFLISCSAHIVISLLPNKIRGRIYESKLRK, from the coding sequence TTGAAAAGCGTTGATATTAGTTTACTGATGTCCGTATATATAAAAGAAAAGCCTGAATATTTTAGGCAGTCATTGAAAAGCGCCTTAAATCAAACTGTTAATGTAAATGAAATAGTCCTAATTTTGGACGGGCCAATTACAGATGAGTTACAAGAGGTAATCATTGATTTTAAAAAAGATAATTTAGAAAAGCTAAAAGTTGTTCCTTTAGAAAGTAATGTTGGGTTAGGAAAAGCTTTAGCTGTAGGTGTTGAAGTATGTAAGTATGATTTGATCGCTAGGATGGATACTGATGATATAATGCTTCCAACAAGAATTGAAAAACAATATCTTGAATTTGTTAACGATCCTGAGCTAGCGATTATTGGTTCTAACATTGATGAGTTTTATGAATCACCAGGGAGTATTATCGGTAGAAGAGTAGTACCAGAATCTAATCTAGAAATTCGTAATTTCTCAAAAAAACGAAACCCTTTTAATCATATGACGGTAATGTTTAAGAAAAAGGCAGTATTAGATGTGGGAAATTATCAACCAATGGTGGGATTTGAAGATTACTATCTTTGGGTGAGGTTGCTAAAAGCTGGTTATAAAGGTAAAAATATTCAGGAATCTCTTGTTTATGCAAGAACAGGAGAGAATATGTACGCTCGTCGAGGCGGAAAAAAATACTTTTTAGATGGTTTGAAAGGTAGAAAAGCTATTTATCATTCTGGGTTAGGCTCTATTACAGATTTTCTAATTTCTTGTTCTGCACATATCGTAATTAGTCTTTTACCTAATAAAATTAGAGGACGAATATATGAAAGTAAGCTTAGAAAATAA
- a CDS encoding sugar transferase: protein MNKNGEWSAARRLFIILMDVIVYNVSIYFSFLLKFGGEIPVRNFQTFESSALFISLFFIILNVLLGAYVFYNRIVSDIVFVTVIGQFLMSLGIMIITFAGRWFAFPRTVILISFLLGTILLIIYRTIIYKAYMKLSSDKKITILGFEKDVAPAIQNFGSQKNNKHKVQSIVIDHFYENLVEIIDDVDIVYLASDIEELEKLKVYQLVTKKEKKLFLNTTFENLVTINPNIMNFEDESIIESSGFRIPSEDAMFKRIFDILVSLILLVIASPFMLVTAILVKVTSPGPIIYKQIRITQDQREFPIYKFRSMSATAESKSGPVLAKSNDARVTPVGKFIRAVRFDELPQLINVLKGDMSIVGPRPERPFFVEQFNKENPYYYLRHNVRAGITGYAQVYGKYASDYNSKLKFDLLYIKKYSFMLDLKILLQTIKILFDKVSSQGLEEEEICTSLDKMDFPREKIFK from the coding sequence ATGAATAAAAATGGCGAATGGAGCGCCGCACGTCGACTATTTATTATTTTGATGGACGTGATCGTTTATAATGTCTCCATCTACTTTAGTTTTTTGCTAAAATTTGGTGGAGAAATTCCAGTAAGAAACTTTCAAACGTTTGAAAGTTCTGCATTGTTTATTTCTCTTTTCTTTATTATATTGAATGTTTTACTAGGTGCTTATGTTTTCTATAATCGTATTGTGAGTGACATTGTCTTTGTAACAGTTATTGGCCAATTTCTTATGTCATTAGGGATTATGATCATTACCTTTGCGGGGCGGTGGTTTGCTTTTCCGAGAACTGTGATCTTGATTTCTTTTCTTTTAGGAACGATATTATTGATCATTTATCGTACGATTATCTATAAAGCGTATATGAAGCTAAGTTCAGATAAGAAAATTACTATCTTGGGATTCGAGAAGGATGTCGCACCGGCAATTCAAAATTTTGGCTCACAAAAAAACAATAAACATAAAGTGCAATCTATCGTGATAGATCATTTTTATGAGAATTTGGTTGAAATTATTGACGATGTAGATATCGTTTATCTAGCTTCGGATATTGAAGAATTAGAGAAGCTGAAAGTCTATCAGTTAGTCACTAAAAAAGAAAAGAAGCTATTCTTAAATACGACGTTTGAAAATTTAGTGACGATCAATCCTAACATCATGAACTTTGAAGATGAAAGCATCATTGAATCATCTGGCTTTAGAATCCCTTCTGAAGATGCGATGTTTAAGCGTATTTTTGATATTTTAGTTTCACTGATTTTACTAGTAATAGCCTCTCCATTCATGTTGGTTACTGCAATTTTAGTTAAAGTAACATCGCCTGGTCCAATTATTTATAAGCAAATACGAATTACTCAAGATCAAAGAGAATTTCCAATCTACAAATTTCGGTCAATGAGCGCGACGGCTGAATCAAAATCGGGTCCTGTTTTAGCTAAAAGTAACGATGCTCGGGTAACTCCGGTGGGCAAATTTATTCGTGCAGTACGTTTCGATGAATTACCTCAGTTGATCAATGTTCTTAAAGGGGATATGTCCATTGTCGGGCCTCGGCCGGAACGCCCATTTTTTGTGGAGCAATTTAATAAAGAGAATCCTTACTACTATTTACGCCATAACGTTCGTGCAGGAATCACGGGGTACGCTCAGGTTTATGGAAAGTATGCTTCGGACTACAACAGCAAATTAAAATTTGACTTGTTGTATATCAAGAAGTATTCTTTTATGCTGGATTTAAAAATTCTATTACAGACGATTAAGATTCTGTTCGATAAAGTTTCTTCGCAAGGATTAGAAGAAGAGGAAATATGTACATCATTAGATAAAATGGATTTTCCTAGAGAGAAGATCTTTAAATAA
- a CDS encoding acyltransferase family protein: MKNSDYQNHNLSVETTTNLQIIAVFFVILHHLSQILKDYPDSFLSSRLIIAGRLAVGLFFFVSGYGMIKQFRKKGKTYLDSFFKKKSISIFMPFLLAMIVYFIYRNLIGKLNVLTAMYSLINGNPFVGNGWFTIMILYLYLAFFISAYLGKKNYLLLFSILIFNVVIVVLIASFLNYGEWWTNAVFCFPLGVIWGSKEDEITNICFKNYKMSLGILAVLFSMFLYMDEIFYHPIIRALSVLLFSALVILFSYRITFKSTIYNLLKPFSFELYLYQGLFIQLFRSDKIFIGNRLLYAFSIIVSTTILALLMHRFASLIKNITITK; encoded by the coding sequence GTGAAAAATTCAGATTACCAAAATCATAATTTATCAGTTGAAACTACAACTAATCTGCAAATAATTGCTGTTTTTTTTGTGATTCTACATCATTTATCTCAAATTCTTAAAGATTATCCTGACTCTTTTTTGTCTTCTAGGTTGATAATTGCTGGTAGGTTAGCTGTGGGCTTATTCTTTTTTGTCTCAGGTTACGGAATGATAAAGCAATTTAGAAAGAAAGGAAAAACTTATTTAGACAGTTTTTTTAAAAAAAAGAGCATTAGTATATTCATGCCATTTTTACTAGCGATGATTGTTTACTTTATCTATCGAAACTTGATTGGAAAATTAAACGTCCTCACAGCAATGTATTCCCTAATAAATGGAAATCCATTTGTTGGAAATGGATGGTTTACTATAATGATCCTATACTTGTACTTAGCCTTTTTTATTAGTGCCTATTTAGGAAAGAAAAACTATTTACTATTATTTTCGATTCTTATTTTTAATGTTGTAATAGTGGTTTTGATAGCTAGTTTCCTGAATTACGGAGAATGGTGGACAAATGCTGTTTTTTGTTTTCCTTTAGGAGTAATTTGGGGATCAAAAGAAGATGAAATAACCAATATTTGTTTTAAAAATTACAAGATGTCCCTTGGGATTTTAGCAGTATTATTCAGCATGTTTTTGTATATGGATGAAATTTTTTATCATCCAATTATTCGAGCGCTTTCAGTTTTACTTTTTTCCGCATTAGTAATCCTTTTTAGCTATCGAATAACATTTAAGAGTACAATCTATAATCTGTTAAAACCATTCTCTTTTGAATTATATTTGTATCAAGGTTTATTCATTCAATTATTCAGAAGTGACAAAATTTTTATTGGGAATCGCCTGCTTTATGCATTTTCAATTATTGTATCAACTACGATTCTTGCTTTATTAATGCATCGATTTGCTTCATTGATAAAAAACATTACAATCACTAAATAG
- a CDS encoding LTA synthase family protein, which translates to MIMNHVLTSITVIPEYAQNPKRFYIYNILLGLTAIGGNLLALYLGYHSEKLKGKKPLQTLPGFYLIYVVLTFTINIVCKSFNLSDYWKIFFPISQNMFGFAVSFMLVFLLSPIAVTNLNRFSSSQIKNMFILFSILFVICPTLFGKDIFGFSEGKGVLWIAYLFLVGYVIQRYEIVGKYPNTFLKMISSGLFIVFLLFLMTKVSFLVHHDVSTANRFSVPWSLFSMYFSINCFIFFQTLDKKIGLIKLEFRSISNYVVISQILIIWPSITNSISGKYKEAFPESALDWITRIILIVSIYLFLSILILLLTLLISRLSLLKKMESYTVIYNGYQLVECLTQIMYWIYERRKIIYTGLFFYFFTAMQMVLFSEEKSILLMLKELLSIFVLRQPQLVLNLIIVMLLFLLIFLITKRFWYAFSIILTMELLITISNILKIEFRREPILPSDLVFLSNFDEILSMVSPIILIVTLITLSILATSTLLIQRRAGKTYNLKIDNKKRFIGIFVISTALFGLLWVNQPNSPANVFFRLFRINRMYYNQKWGASVNGPIIQFVNNIVGKSMIEPASYSEDNIEKIINKYNIRAQKINESREEWAKNQTVIFVLSESFSDPSRLPNITLKNDPVPFIRELSDRTTSGLMLSSAYGGGTANVEWQALTGLDLSNLEATLPSPYTQLVIKQDIAPTIVNLFDSAVAIHPYLGSFYNRIDVFEKFGFNSFHYLESTDGLKYTEKIGKNPYVSDESAYKETLDVINGSENETQFIQLTTMQNHTLYNDYYNENNFDFSGAAVPEANKSSMRTYLKGLNYSDIALKNFITELDKIEKPITLVWYGDHFPGIYDSKEIKKNPLIYRETDYFAYNNSFIQNQQYNDTYKLVSPYAFPAIALEQANLKVTPFYALLTEVIKTLPATTNDPGSSEKGKDNKKKIFVNNKNMISNGTNLSQDQKELLNDYLLIQYDLVAGNQYSAKWTSQKSN; encoded by the coding sequence ATGATTATGAATCATGTGCTGACTTCGATTACAGTAATTCCTGAATATGCACAAAACCCTAAAAGGTTTTATATCTATAATATTTTATTGGGACTTACTGCAATCGGAGGGAATCTTTTAGCGTTGTATCTGGGCTATCATTCAGAGAAATTAAAAGGTAAGAAACCATTGCAAACATTACCTGGTTTCTATTTGATTTATGTTGTCCTTACATTTACGATTAACATCGTTTGTAAATCGTTCAACTTAAGTGATTATTGGAAAATTTTCTTTCCTATTAGTCAAAACATGTTTGGATTTGCTGTGTCTTTTATGCTTGTTTTTCTACTCAGCCCCATTGCCGTGACTAATTTAAATAGATTTTCTAGTTCTCAAATAAAGAATATGTTTATCCTCTTTTCAATTCTTTTTGTTATTTGTCCAACGTTGTTTGGAAAAGATATATTTGGTTTTTCAGAAGGAAAAGGCGTTTTGTGGATTGCTTACCTATTTTTGGTTGGGTATGTGATCCAACGTTACGAAATTGTAGGTAAGTATCCAAATACTTTCTTAAAAATGATCAGTAGCGGACTTTTCATAGTTTTCTTATTATTTTTAATGACTAAAGTCTCCTTTCTTGTTCATCATGACGTAAGCACTGCAAATAGGTTTAGTGTACCTTGGTCATTATTCTCAATGTATTTTTCTATAAATTGTTTTATTTTTTTTCAAACGTTGGATAAAAAAATTGGCTTAATCAAACTTGAATTTAGAAGTATATCTAATTATGTGGTAATTTCACAGATACTAATCATATGGCCGTCAATAACCAATTCTATCTCTGGTAAATATAAAGAAGCATTTCCAGAGTCAGCGTTAGATTGGATTACGAGGATCATACTTATAGTTTCCATCTACTTATTTCTTTCTATATTAATTTTATTACTCACACTCTTGATTTCTAGATTGTCACTTTTAAAAAAAATGGAAAGCTATACAGTTATTTACAATGGATATCAATTGGTTGAGTGTTTAACTCAAATTATGTATTGGATATATGAACGACGAAAAATAATTTATACAGGATTATTCTTTTATTTTTTTACTGCTATGCAGATGGTATTATTTTCAGAAGAAAAATCAATACTGTTGATGCTCAAAGAATTACTATCTATTTTTGTACTACGTCAACCACAACTAGTTTTAAATCTAATTATCGTCATGCTCTTATTTCTACTAATTTTTCTAATAACCAAACGCTTTTGGTATGCATTTAGCATTATTTTGACAATGGAGCTTCTTATAACCATCTCAAATATATTAAAAATCGAGTTTAGAAGAGAGCCAATTCTACCGTCTGATTTAGTATTTCTTTCTAATTTTGATGAGATACTGAGTATGGTGAGTCCAATAATTCTTATAGTTACTTTAATAACTTTATCCATATTAGCAACTTCGACGTTGTTAATACAACGCCGTGCAGGTAAAACATACAATCTCAAAATTGATAATAAAAAAAGGTTTATTGGTATTTTTGTGATTAGCACTGCCTTATTTGGATTATTATGGGTGAATCAGCCTAATTCACCTGCTAATGTTTTTTTTCGTTTATTTAGAATTAACCGCATGTATTACAATCAAAAATGGGGTGCCTCGGTAAACGGACCAATCATTCAGTTTGTAAATAACATTGTTGGAAAGTCAATGATTGAACCAGCAAGTTATTCAGAAGATAATATAGAAAAGATTATAAACAAATATAATATTAGGGCACAGAAAATTAATGAAAGCAGAGAAGAATGGGCAAAAAATCAAACTGTAATTTTTGTATTAAGTGAGAGCTTTAGTGATCCTTCAAGGTTACCAAACATTACTTTGAAAAATGATCCTGTACCATTCATTAGAGAGCTTTCTGATCGAACAACTTCGGGCTTAATGTTGTCATCGGCGTACGGTGGGGGTACTGCAAACGTAGAATGGCAAGCGCTTACGGGACTAGACTTAAGTAATTTAGAAGCAACTTTGCCAAGTCCCTATACCCAATTAGTAATTAAACAAGATATAGCACCAACTATTGTGAATCTTTTTGATAGCGCAGTAGCAATACACCCATATTTAGGTTCGTTCTATAATCGTATTGACGTTTTCGAAAAATTTGGATTTAATAGTTTCCATTACCTTGAAAGCACTGATGGATTGAAATATACTGAAAAAATTGGGAAAAATCCCTATGTATCAGATGAATCAGCTTATAAAGAAACTTTAGATGTAATTAACGGTAGTGAAAATGAAACTCAATTCATCCAACTAACTACAATGCAAAATCACACACTCTATAATGACTATTACAACGAAAATAATTTTGATTTTAGTGGAGCGGCTGTACCAGAGGCTAATAAATCTAGTATGAGGACATATCTTAAAGGATTGAATTATTCAGATATTGCTTTAAAGAATTTTATTACAGAGCTTGACAAAATTGAGAAACCTATCACTTTAGTATGGTACGGGGATCATTTTCCTGGTATCTATGATTCAAAAGAAATTAAAAAGAACCCATTAATTTACAGAGAAACGGATTATTTCGCTTACAATAATTCATTTATTCAAAATCAGCAGTATAATGATACTTACAAGCTGGTTTCTCCATATGCATTTCCTGCTATAGCTCTTGAACAAGCAAATCTAAAAGTAACTCCCTTCTATGCGCTGTTAACTGAAGTTATTAAAACTCTTCCTGCTACAACGAATGATCCGGGTTCAAGTGAGAAGGGCAAAGATAACAAAAAGAAAATATTTGTTAACAATAAAAATATGATATCTAATGGTACCAATCTTTCGCAAGACCAAAAAGAGTTATTAAATGATTACTTGTTAATTCAATATGATTTAGTTGCTGGAAATCAGTACTCTGCAAAGTGGACTTCTCAAAAGAGCAATTGA
- a CDS encoding glycosyltransferase family 2 protein, with product MAKNEQVCIDQCRYHPKTKQMEIKGWALDLDSKAVPTIEIHSENVITDKIEWYPRSDVAAAHKTSASLAVGFNITIEAADPSVPLTLDFVFGDHIQSKTFTPNEEIMKEPKQPSQIHAIYGKARRGLGYLKRNGIKGTLRRIKLEQSKQSDETYQTWIAENENWNLESIKSEIAAFNYQPVISILMPVYNVEEKWLAKCIESVQNQFYPNWELCMADDHSTDASVRPLLEKYAALDSRIKIVFRSENGHISKATNSALEIATGEFVALLDNDDELAPIALYEVAKRLNQNSDLDLIYSDEDKIDMDGKRFDPAFKPDWSPDLLLGTNYISHLGVYRRSIMEKIGGFRVGYEGSQDYDLVLRFTEQIIPERIAHIPQVLYYWRILPSSTAADQSTKSYAFDAGLKAVQDAIQRRGIQATVNHAAGNGLYDVDYKVLSEDLVSIIIPTRNGYDDVKRCIDSIIEKTTYPNYEIVMADNGSDQPEMQDLYANYQKQLGDRFVVESIDIPFNYSRINNLAAKVAKGKYLLFLNNDTEVITPEWMTKMVSFAQFDRIGCVGAKLYYPNNTIQHAGVILGMGGAAGHGHHTFPRGDFGYFGKLEINVDYLAVTAACLMIRAKDFAELNGFDEELTVAFNDVDLCLREYEKGHNNVWLHGAELYHFESQSRGYENTPEKQARFEKETKYMEDTWTKYIENDPYYNPNLTRVGGDFSVRVGK from the coding sequence ATGGCAAAAAATGAACAAGTTTGCATTGATCAATGCAGGTATCATCCAAAAACAAAACAAATGGAAATAAAAGGATGGGCGCTCGATCTGGATTCAAAAGCAGTACCAACGATCGAAATCCATTCTGAGAACGTAATCACTGATAAAATCGAATGGTATCCTCGTTCGGATGTAGCAGCCGCTCATAAAACGAGTGCCAGTCTTGCTGTGGGGTTTAATATAACGATTGAAGCAGCCGATCCATCTGTGCCTCTTACCCTTGATTTTGTTTTTGGGGACCACATTCAAAGCAAGACTTTTACACCGAATGAAGAAATCATGAAAGAGCCAAAACAACCGTCGCAGATTCATGCAATTTATGGAAAAGCACGTAGAGGTCTGGGCTATCTGAAGCGTAATGGGATCAAGGGGACGCTGAGACGCATCAAGCTAGAACAATCAAAGCAATCTGATGAAACCTATCAAACATGGATCGCTGAAAATGAAAATTGGAACCTTGAATCGATTAAGTCAGAAATTGCAGCCTTTAATTACCAACCCGTGATTTCGATTTTGATGCCGGTATATAATGTAGAAGAAAAATGGCTGGCAAAATGTATCGAATCCGTTCAAAATCAGTTTTATCCAAACTGGGAATTGTGTATGGCGGATGATCATTCTACCGATGCGTCAGTTAGACCGCTATTAGAAAAATACGCCGCTCTAGATTCACGAATCAAGATCGTGTTCCGTTCTGAGAATGGACACATCTCGAAAGCAACTAACTCTGCGTTAGAGATTGCTACAGGTGAATTCGTCGCATTATTGGATAATGATGATGAATTAGCACCGATCGCGCTGTATGAAGTCGCAAAACGTTTGAATCAAAATTCTGATTTGGATTTGATCTATAGCGATGAAGACAAGATCGATATGGATGGCAAACGTTTTGATCCAGCATTCAAGCCTGATTGGTCACCGGATTTATTGTTAGGGACCAATTATATTTCTCACCTGGGTGTCTATCGTCGCTCAATCATGGAGAAAATCGGCGGCTTCCGAGTCGGCTATGAAGGATCGCAAGACTACGATCTCGTCTTACGCTTTACTGAGCAAATTATTCCAGAGCGAATCGCTCATATCCCGCAAGTGTTGTATTATTGGCGTATCTTACCAAGTTCAACTGCGGCGGATCAATCAACAAAGAGTTACGCGTTCGATGCTGGCTTAAAAGCTGTTCAAGATGCAATACAACGCCGCGGAATTCAAGCGACCGTGAATCATGCAGCTGGAAACGGACTTTACGATGTCGATTATAAAGTGTTGTCCGAGGATTTGGTGAGTATAATTATTCCTACGAGAAACGGTTATGACGATGTAAAACGCTGTATCGATTCAATCATTGAAAAAACAACGTATCCAAATTACGAAATCGTCATGGCCGATAACGGTAGCGATCAGCCTGAGATGCAGGACCTTTATGCAAACTACCAGAAACAATTAGGCGATCGCTTTGTAGTAGAATCAATCGATATTCCTTTCAACTACTCTCGCATCAACAACTTAGCCGCGAAAGTCGCAAAAGGAAAATATCTGCTATTCTTGAATAACGATACCGAAGTCATCACACCAGAATGGATGACCAAGATGGTCTCCTTTGCACAGTTTGATCGTATCGGATGTGTCGGTGCCAAATTATACTACCCTAATAATACGATCCAACATGCTGGAGTCATTCTAGGCATGGGTGGTGCCGCTGGTCATGGGCATCATACCTTCCCACGCGGAGATTTTGGTTATTTCGGGAAATTAGAGATCAATGTCGATTACTTAGCAGTTACCGCTGCATGCCTAATGATACGTGCAAAAGACTTTGCTGAGTTGAATGGTTTTGATGAAGAGCTGACAGTTGCCTTTAACGACGTTGATTTATGTTTGCGAGAATACGAAAAAGGACACAATAACGTATGGCTGCATGGCGCTGAATTGTATCACTTCGAATCCCAATCTCGCGGCTACGAAAATACGCCAGAAAAACAAGCTCGATTCGAAAAAGAGACCAAGTACATGGAAGATACGTGGACCAAGTATATCGAAAACGATCCTTATTATAATCCAAACTTGACGAGAGTCGGAGGAGACTTCTCGGTGAGGGTAGGGAAGTGA